One window from the genome of Cucumis melo cultivar AY chromosome 10, USDA_Cmelo_AY_1.0, whole genome shotgun sequence encodes:
- the LOC103499111 gene encoding zinc finger CCCH domain-containing protein 17, producing MVGGGPQVLEQPPQSLPQSTSAAEEEAVKRNTDCVYFLASPLTCKKGSECEYRHSEYARVNPRDCWFWLNGNCLNPKCSFRHPPLDGLVGTPHSTTPSSQIPSQTSSIPSAPVNSSKQAVPCIFFQKGLCLKGDRCAFLHGPPPVQTNKVPQMGSNAQAGEPPSVKKVSGGTQRNSQEQKIPQANFSKSIGGSSIKLAMKDETVPSKIGKLNEKSIPPAEMADGGSRYKSTNALPTINECLLSRANRLQQSHVIDDHGLQNGKDADEFLKESSPGFDVLVDDELRGSGYYGSEEQYGRSRGHEGGNMTSMNDYDIGHSADYKMMGDVDHDVYNDVTDFDYESRQGGQYGWDHRRTSSDKLSLSSAQMERRLFPKSNSPEHVQNVDLRHRLNKQRRGNGLRSVINNENAASRPEERNYRSSRRDSHSSQESTVSNRLRGRIKLPRIPSPVRSSNIRPERDLNRGRPWGRSSPGRSQSLSNQGSNRDEIKGRLEEDYNNERRTFNGFNSRRERMDGTSDFAAPKSLAELKGDKHMVMKEQQTLGKRKGFDIEQSGGELSFEGPKPLSEILKRKRQVKAVVDLPINNAERENSERSMERSTTHPLKQSVLSSTGKDETNSLGGIKSAPAETFVQEEDVDVPHRHSSQPMHSTDDHGIEAYDEGLVEEDQEYEGDDQRDDGEYEYEQVDDGEYTYEEGDNIDPEEEYMDDEDGDDFAKKIGVMS from the exons GGAAGTGAATGTGAGTATCGCCACAGTGAATATGCCCGGGTCAATCCTAGGGATTGCTGGTTCTGGTTGAATGGTAACTGCTTGAATCCAAAATGTTCATTCCGACATCCA CCTTTGGATGGCTTGGTAGGAACTCCTCATTCAACAACTCCGAGTTCTCAGATTCCTTCTCAAACTTCATCAATTCCTTCTGCTCCTGTCAACTCGAGTAAACAAGCAGTCCCCTGCATTTTTTTCCAGAAGGGTCTATGTCTGAAAGGAGATCGATGTGCATTCTTGCATGGTCCTCCTCCAGTTCAAACGAACAAAGTGCCTCAGATGGGATCAAATGCCCAAGCTGGCGAGCCACCAAGTGTCAAGAAAGTTTCTGGTGGTACCCAAAGGAACAGTCAAGAGCAGAAGATCCCTCAAGCTAATTTTTCGAAGTCAATTGGTGGTTCATCTATTAAACTTGCAATGAAAGATGAAACCGTGCCGTCAAAGATTGGAAAACTCAATGAGAAGAGCATACCACCTGCAGAAATGGCTGATGGTGGTTCAAGGTACAAGAGTACAAATGCTCTTCCAACTATAAATGAGTGTTTACTAAGTAGAGCCAATCGACTGCAACAAAGTCATGTAATAGATGATCATGGGTTACAGAATGGTAAGGATGCTGATGAGTTTTTGAAGGAGTCGTCTCCAGGTTTTGATGTTCTTGTCGATGATGAGCTGAGAGGCTCTGGTTATTATGGCAGTGAAGAACAGTATGGGAGATCAAGAGGTCATGAGGGAGGAAATATGACTTCTATGAATGATTATGACATCGGTCATTCTGCTGATTATAAAATGATGGGTGATGTTGATCATGATGTTTATAATGACGTAACAGACTTTGACTATGAAAGTAGACAAGGGGGACAGTATGGTTGGGACCATCGTAGGACCTCGTCTGATAAGCTGTCTTTAAGCTCTGCCCAGATGGAAAGGAGGCTCTTCCCAAAATCTAACAGTCCAGAACATGTTCAGAATGTGGATTTACGTCACCGTTTAAACAAGCAGAGAAGGGGAAATGGTTTGAGATCTGTGATCAATAATGAAAATGCTGCTAGTCGCCCAGAAGAACGGAATTATCGCTCTTCTAGGAGAGATTCTCACTCCTCTCAAGAAAGCACTGTGAGTAACCGTCTCCGAGGTAGGATAAAGCTTCCAAGGATACCGTCACCAGTTAGGAGTAGTAATATACGGCCAGAAAGAGATTTGAACCGGGGAAGACCCTGGGGAAGATCGTCACCAGGGAGGTCACAGTCCTTGTCTAATCAGGGAAGCAATAGAGATGAAATAAAAGGCAGACTGGAAGAAGATTATAACAATGAGCGTAGAACTTTTAATGGTTTTAATTCTAGAAGAGAGAGAATGGATGGAACCTCTGACTTCGCTGCTCCAAAAAGTCTGGCTGAGCTGAAAGGCGATAAGCACATGGTTATGAAGGAGCAGCAAACCCTTGGCAAAAGAAAAGGCTTCGATATAGAACAATCCGGAGGCGAACTGTCATTTGAAGGACCGAAGCCTCTGAGTGAGATTCtaaaaaggaagagacaagTTAAAGCTGTTGTTGATCTTCCTATAAATAATGCTGAAAGAGAAAACAGTGAAAGATCAATGGAACGCTCCACTACTCACCCCTTGAAGCAAAGTGTCCTATCATCGACGGGCAAGGACGAAACAAATAGCCTCGGCGGAATCAAATCTGCTCCAGCTGAAACTTTTGTGCAAGAAGAAGATGTCGACGTACCTCATCGCCATTCTTCTCAGCCTATGCATTCGACCGATGACCACGGGATTGAAGCTTATGATGAAGGATTGGTGGAAGAGGACCAAGAGTATGAAGGAGATGATCAAAGAGATGACGGCGAATATGAATACGAGCAAGTGGATGACGGGGAATACACTTATGAAGAGGGCGATAACATAGATCCTGAAGAAGAGTACATGGATGACGAAGATGGTGATGATTTTGCCAAGAAGATCGGTGTCATGTCATGA